In Chlorocebus sabaeus isolate Y175 chromosome 11, mChlSab1.0.hap1, whole genome shotgun sequence, one DNA window encodes the following:
- the NFE2 gene encoding transcription factor NF-E2 45 kDa subunit, with protein sequence MSPCPPQQSRNRVIQLSTSELGEMELTWQEIMSITELQGLNAPSEPSFEPQAPASYLGPPPHTTYCPCSIHPDAGFPLPPPPYELPASTSHVPDAPYSYGNMAIPVSKPLSLSGLLSEPLQDPLALLDIGLPVGPPKPQEDPESDSGLSLNYSDAESLELEGTEAGRRRSEYVEMYPVEYPYSLMPNSLAHSNYTLPAAETPLALEPASGPVRAKPTARGEAGSRDERRALAMKIPFPTDKIVNLPVDDFNELLARYPLTESQLALVRDIRRRGKNKVAAQNCRKRKLETIVQLERELERLSNERERLLRARGEADRTLEVMRQQLTELYRDIFQHLRDESGNSYSPEEYALQQAADGTIFLVPRGTKMEATD encoded by the exons ATGTCCCCGTGTCCTCCCCAGCAGAGCAGGAACAGGGTGATACAGCTGTCCACTTCAGAGCTAGGAGAGATGGAACTGACTTGGCAAGAGATCATGTCCATCACTGAGCTGCAG GGTCTAAATGCTCCAAGTGAGCCATCGTTTGAGCCCCAAGCCCCAGCCTCATACCTTGGACCTCCACCACACACAACTTACTGCCCCTGCTCAATCCACCCAGATGCTGGCTTCCCACTTCCTCCACCACCTTATGAGCTCCCAGCATCTACATCCCATGTCCCAGATGCCCCATACTCCTATGGCAACATGGCCATACCAGTCTCCAAGCCACTGAGCCTCTCAGGCCTGCTCAGTGAGCCACTCCAAGATCCCTTAGCTCTCCTGGACATTGGGCTGCCAGTGGGGCCACCTAAGCCCCAAGAAGACCCAGAATCCGACTCAGGATTATCCCTCAACTATAGTGATGCTGAATCTCTTGAGCTGGAGGGGACAGAGGCTGGTCGGCGGCGCAGCGAGTATGTGGAGATGTACCCGGTGGAGTACCCCTACTCACTCATGCCCAACTCCTTGGCCCACTCCAACTATACCTTGCCAGCTGCTGAGACCCCCTTGGCCTTAGAGCCTGCCTCAGGCCCTGTGCGGGCTAAGCCGACTGCACGGGGGGAGGCAGGGAGTCGGGATGAACGTCGGGCCTTGGCCATGAAGATTCCTTTTCCTACGGACAAGATCGTCAACTTGCCGGTAGATGATTTTAATGAGCTATTGGCGAGGTACCCGCTGACAGAGAGCCAGCTGGCGCTAGTCCGGGACATCCGACGACGGGGCAAAAACAAGGTGGCAGCCCAGAACTGCCGCAagaggaagctggaaaccatcgtgcAGCTGGAGCGGGAGCTGGAGCGGCTAAGCAATGAACGGGAGCGGCTTCTCAGGGCCCGCGGGGAGGCAGACCGGACCCTGGAGGTCATGCGCCAACAGCTGACAGAGCTGTATCGTGACATTTTCCAGCACCTTCGGGATGAATCAGGCAACAGCTACTCTCCTGAAGAGTACGCGCTGCAACAGGCTGCCGATGGGACCATCTTCCTGGTGCCCCGGGGGACCAAGATGGAGGCCACAGACTGA